Proteins encoded together in one Halalkaliarchaeum sp. AArc-CO window:
- a CDS encoding MgtC/SapB family protein — MSIVVTPAQVFFGVPFEEPVVRIGLAAALGLFLGLEREWSDKAAGIRTFSLTAILGAVFTVVATDGAIGELLPVVGGLLVIVIGALLSVEGLTNVDSNGEDPLALTTAVSLMVAYGVGVLVALGFILEGITVAVVSSALLVLKRELHGLAGNLSRRELRSTTEFAILAFVIYPLLPPGQMEFLGVPLEPRIAWLLVVSVAGIGIVNYALVRSYGGRGIAVTGFFGGLASSAAVVGAMLDHVRQQPEGIQYGVAGVLLANAAMALRNLALALVFTFGAAGPLLIDAVVPLGIIVVGSILVAYVVADWSAEIEMELESPFSLKNALAFGSVFLFILAGSSVAEAQFGTSGLYASALISGLVSSAGVTTSAVLLFRGGTITTTETVVAILLATAASIVVKAALATGGPREFARRVALWSGITLLVAGVGTVLIIAV; from the coding sequence ATGAGTATCGTCGTAACGCCCGCCCAGGTGTTCTTCGGGGTGCCCTTCGAAGAGCCCGTGGTCCGTATCGGGCTGGCGGCAGCACTGGGGCTGTTTCTCGGGCTCGAACGGGAGTGGTCCGACAAGGCGGCCGGCATTCGAACGTTCTCCTTGACCGCGATCCTGGGTGCGGTGTTCACCGTCGTTGCGACCGACGGTGCCATCGGAGAACTGCTCCCGGTCGTCGGCGGGCTTCTCGTGATCGTGATCGGGGCGCTGTTGTCCGTCGAGGGACTCACCAACGTCGACTCGAACGGCGAGGACCCGCTGGCGCTCACGACGGCGGTTTCGCTCATGGTCGCCTACGGGGTCGGTGTACTCGTCGCTCTCGGATTCATTCTCGAGGGGATCACCGTCGCCGTGGTGTCGTCGGCGCTACTGGTGCTCAAACGTGAACTCCACGGACTCGCCGGCAACCTCTCCAGGCGGGAGCTCCGCTCGACGACGGAATTTGCCATCCTCGCGTTCGTGATTTATCCGCTGTTGCCGCCGGGACAGATGGAGTTTCTGGGCGTGCCCCTGGAGCCACGGATCGCCTGGCTGCTCGTCGTGTCGGTCGCAGGGATCGGGATCGTGAACTACGCGCTCGTTCGTTCGTACGGCGGTCGCGGGATCGCCGTCACCGGCTTCTTCGGCGGGCTCGCTTCGTCGGCGGCGGTCGTCGGCGCAATGTTGGATCACGTCCGCCAGCAGCCCGAGGGGATCCAGTACGGCGTCGCGGGTGTACTGCTGGCAAACGCCGCGATGGCGCTGCGAAACCTGGCGCTCGCGCTGGTGTTCACCTTCGGTGCCGCCGGTCCGCTGTTGATCGACGCGGTCGTCCCGCTGGGGATCATCGTCGTCGGGAGCATCCTCGTCGCGTACGTCGTCGCCGACTGGTCGGCCGAGATCGAGATGGAACTCGAAAGTCCGTTCTCGCTGAAGAACGCGCTGGCGTTCGGCTCGGTGTTCCTGTTCATCCTGGCGGGATCGTCGGTCGCGGAAGCGCAGTTCGGAACCAGCGGTCTGTACGCGAGCGCGCTGATCTCCGGGCTCGTCTCCTCGGCGGGTGTGACTACCTCGGCGGTGCTGCTGTTCCGTGGGGGTACTATCACCACGACGGAGACGGTCGTCGCGATCCTGCTGGCGACAGCCGCAAGTATCGTCGTCAAGGCGGCGCTTGCGACCGGCGGTCCCCGGGAGTTCGCCCGGCGGGTCGCGCTCTGGAGCGGGATCACCCTCCTCGTCGCCGGGGTCGGAACCGTTCTGATCATCGCGGTCTGA
- a CDS encoding AI-2E family transporter, which produces MSRLQGASTPSEYGWLAFGLLLFALIGYVVASFVGVFVFGLFLYYATRPVYRRIVVRTGHPTVAAAVALLVLALPAILVVGYAVAIAIREIQELREIPGVDLGAYPELGRLLEEIDDPGALLDRLGEELLTGDLPVRLLESLTSVADTALVLAVALIQLFVMVVLAFYLLRDDRKLVAWVLETFDDEEGTLRAYLRAVDYDLRSIFFGNILNAFITGAIAAIVFSGLNGFAPAGVAIPAAALLGLIAGVASLIPVVGMKLVYVPVAIYLGLRAAFLVGTETLWFVGLFLVVSFVFVDSIPDLILRPYVSGRSLHVGAVMLAYTLGPLLFGWYGLFLLPILLVLVVQFARIVLPTKLGEDSPEPPPVDPYVVSAADIGREEPGDTAGGAGSEAVPDDESSGDGTADDGDEIDDGEGSEENSNTEE; this is translated from the coding sequence ATGTCACGGCTGCAGGGAGCATCGACGCCGTCGGAGTACGGCTGGCTCGCGTTCGGTCTCCTGCTTTTCGCCCTCATCGGCTACGTGGTCGCTTCCTTCGTCGGGGTCTTCGTGTTCGGTCTTTTCCTGTACTACGCGACGCGGCCGGTGTACCGCCGGATCGTCGTCCGAACCGGACATCCGACCGTCGCAGCCGCAGTCGCACTCCTCGTGCTCGCGCTGCCGGCGATCCTCGTGGTCGGCTACGCGGTCGCGATCGCGATCCGCGAGATCCAGGAACTCCGGGAGATTCCCGGCGTAGATCTCGGTGCGTACCCCGAACTGGGGCGCCTCCTCGAAGAGATCGACGATCCGGGTGCGCTGCTGGACAGACTGGGGGAAGAGCTACTTACGGGCGATCTCCCGGTACGGCTCCTGGAGTCGCTCACCTCGGTCGCCGACACCGCCCTGGTGCTGGCGGTGGCGCTGATCCAGCTGTTCGTGATGGTGGTGCTGGCGTTTTACCTCCTCCGAGACGATCGAAAGCTGGTCGCATGGGTGCTCGAGACGTTCGACGACGAGGAGGGGACCCTGCGGGCGTACCTCCGTGCGGTCGACTACGATCTCCGGTCGATCTTCTTCGGCAACATCCTCAACGCGTTCATCACCGGCGCGATCGCCGCGATCGTCTTCTCCGGACTGAACGGGTTCGCTCCCGCCGGCGTTGCGATCCCCGCGGCGGCGCTTCTGGGACTGATCGCCGGCGTCGCCAGCCTCATTCCCGTCGTGGGCATGAAGCTGGTGTACGTTCCGGTGGCGATCTATCTGGGGCTCCGGGCGGCGTTCCTAGTCGGAACGGAGACGCTGTGGTTCGTGGGGCTGTTTCTCGTCGTCTCGTTCGTGTTCGTCGACAGCATTCCAGACCTGATCTTGCGACCGTACGTCTCCGGACGGAGCCTCCACGTCGGGGCAGTGATGCTGGCGTACACGCTCGGCCCGCTGCTTTTCGGCTGGTACGGGCTGTTCCTGCTGCCGATACTGCTGGTACTCGTCGTCCAGTTTGCGAGGATCGTTCTACCCACGAAACTCGGCGAGGATTCCCCCGAACCGCCCCCCGTGGATCCGTACGTCGTCTCCGCAGCCGACATCGGACGAGAGGAACCCGGAGACACCGCCGGAGGCGCCGGTTCGGAAGCGGTTCCTGATGACGAGAGCTCTGGCGACGGAACAGCCGACGACGGGGACGAAATCGACGACGGCGAAGGGTCCGAAGAAAACAGCAATACCGAAGAGTAG
- a CDS encoding PadR family transcriptional regulator codes for MYDLTGFQRDLLYVIAGLDEPHGLAIKEELENYYEKEIHHGRLYPNLDTLVDKGLVEKGQRDRRTNYYTLTRRGRREIEARQEWEAQYID; via the coding sequence ATGTACGATCTGACAGGCTTTCAGCGAGACCTGCTGTACGTCATCGCGGGACTCGACGAACCGCACGGACTCGCCATCAAAGAGGAACTGGAGAACTACTACGAAAAGGAGATCCACCACGGGCGGCTGTACCCCAACCTCGACACACTCGTCGACAAAGGCCTCGTCGAGAAGGGCCAACGCGACCGCCGGACCAACTACTACACGCTGACGCGCCGCGGTCGACGGGAGATCGAGGCGCGTCAGGAGTGGGAAGCGCAGTACATCGACTAA
- a CDS encoding amphi-Trp domain-containing protein, whose protein sequence is MPEEVIFSTERRTERSEIAAMLRSVADKLETGEPVTLAAGDQSVTLEVPPRPTFEVKAERETGSGPAELSVEFELEWPEGAPETDESLSIE, encoded by the coding sequence ATGCCCGAAGAAGTGATCTTCTCGACGGAACGGCGCACAGAGCGGTCCGAGATCGCGGCGATGCTCAGATCGGTTGCCGACAAACTCGAGACCGGCGAGCCGGTGACGCTTGCGGCCGGCGACCAGTCGGTCACCCTCGAGGTACCGCCGCGGCCGACCTTCGAGGTCAAGGCGGAACGAGAAACCGGAAGCGGTCCCGCCGAGTTGAGCGTCGAGTTCGAACTGGAGTGGCCGGAAGGCGCTCCCGAGACGGACGAGTCGCTCTCCATCGAGTGA
- a CDS encoding helix-turn-helix domain-containing protein, with amino-acid sequence MSGAPQLARDETTTEAGEEPPSMENRRLRVELEIERGGPCTMDYADGNIVDIDVRFDDGDCQCDIGVQKQTEDGEQTETKYFSSSICDHCPGIVFVKYGCIPRYLRIGDGSFVMETYVPDTETVSSIVSDVRERCNRVVVRSITSTERLEYPETCTIDVSALTPKQREAVHRAKQAGYYDPDTKVPLEELATEMSISKSALSQRLQRAEANVIRQLSCGCDCWNEER; translated from the coding sequence ATGAGTGGCGCCCCCCAGCTGGCCCGCGATGAAACCACCACGGAGGCGGGAGAGGAACCACCGTCGATGGAAAACAGGAGACTCCGCGTCGAACTCGAGATCGAACGTGGCGGACCGTGTACCATGGATTACGCCGACGGCAACATCGTCGACATCGACGTTCGGTTCGACGACGGAGACTGCCAGTGTGACATCGGCGTTCAGAAACAAACCGAGGACGGTGAACAGACCGAAACCAAATACTTCTCGAGCAGTATCTGCGATCACTGTCCCGGAATCGTCTTCGTCAAGTACGGCTGTATCCCGCGGTACCTTCGGATCGGCGACGGATCGTTCGTGATGGAGACGTACGTCCCGGACACCGAAACAGTCTCCTCGATCGTAAGCGACGTGCGCGAACGGTGCAATCGGGTTGTCGTCCGGTCGATCACCTCCACGGAGCGGCTCGAATACCCCGAAACTTGCACGATCGACGTCTCGGCACTGACGCCAAAGCAGCGCGAGGCGGTCCATCGGGCCAAACAGGCCGGCTACTACGATCCGGACACGAAAGTCCCCCTCGAGGAGCTGGCGACGGAGATGAGCATCTCCAAGTCTGCGCTCTCCCAGCGACTGCAGCGTGCTGAGGCGAACGTCATCCGACAGCTTTCCTGCGGGTGTGACTGCTGGAACGAAGAACGCTAG